In Oenanthe melanoleuca isolate GR-GAL-2019-014 chromosome 8, OMel1.0, whole genome shotgun sequence, a single genomic region encodes these proteins:
- the SPATA6 gene encoding spermatogenesis-associated protein 6 isoform X4 translates to MPRKALRCGLQLELRSITCPGVLLKDKQELYINVFVLGQYGKTESVPAVFPLFFQERLVFEKEFANIVDPGDLVKLLEFDTAILELIQLTPPVGKVLATYEENTRDFLFPDPKLTHGRRGLEREVLMKRSPSFTGIAPKLRFSTISIISDSLLSLGRSHIQVPDCTLNGEMQSRVPKKSPPPAEKGRQSSAVRSYEQPTIASKSRSPSPYTKRRMCELSEEARQRLAHLNLGPHEFRRDTDKPPFVIRRIGQPGPGAKLHPWCSPRESTAEAWPKAPLGTFFPSPDSSPLDSYRPKKTETKSTSGKGLDSSAICKGDVSLDPPSRESHSAASLEHSAPPAAQEPSLSRTSLSRTSLSRTSPSSVLNRSSLRERMICLRQENLQIMCP, encoded by the exons ATCACTTGTCCTGGAGTGCTGCTGAAAGACAAACAGGAGCTTTATATCAATGTTTTTGTACTTGGTCAGTATGGCAAAACTgaaagtgtccctgcagtgttcCCACTCTTCTTTCAAGAAAGACTAGTATTTGAAAAG gaatTTGCTAACATAGTTGATCCTGGAGACCTTGTGAAGTTACTGGAGT TTGACACAGCGATACTTGAATTAATACAGCTCACTCCTCCAG tggGAAAAGTTCTAGCTACATATGAAGAAAATACAAGAGATTTCCTGTTCCCTGACCCTAAGCTTACCCATGGGCGCCGTGGTTTGGAGCGTGAGGTTTTAATGAAGAGGTCCCCGTCTTTCACA GGAATTGCACCAAAATTGAGATTTTCTACAATCTCCATTATTTCAGACAGTCTGTTAAGCTTAGGAAGGAGTCACATACAG GTGCCTGATTGCACCCTGAATGGAGAAATGCAGTCCAGGGTGCCAAAGAAGAGCCCTCCCCCAGCGGAgaagggcaggcagagctcGGCAGTGAGGAGCTACGAGCAGCCCACCATCGCCTCCAAGTCGCGCTCGCCGTCCCCGTACACCAAGCGCCGCATGTGCGAGCTCTCGGAGGAGGCCAGGCAGAGGCTGGCCCACCTCAACCTGGGCCCCCACGAGTTCAGGAGAGACACTGACAAACCTCCCTTTGTCATCAGGCGG ATTGGACAACCAGGTCCTGGTGCTAAACTTCATCCCTGGTGTTCCCCACGTGAAAGCACAGCTGAAGCCTGGCCCAAGGCACCCCTTG ggactttttttccttctccagattCTTCTCCTCTTGACAGCTACAGACCCAAGAAAACTGAA ACAAAATCTACCAGTGGGAAAGGCTTGGACAGTTCTGCTATTTGCAAGGGGGATGTGAGCCTAGATCCACCCAGCAGAGAGTCccattctgctgcttctttggAGCAttcagcacctccagcagctcaggagcctTCTCTGAGCAGGACTTCTCTGAGCAGAACTTCACTGAGCAGAACTTCTCCGAGTTCTGTGCTGAATCGATCTTCTCTGAGAGAAAG